A single Caldanaerovirga acetigignens DNA region contains:
- a CDS encoding ABC transporter permease, with translation MLIGELLASSLRMAVPILLTALGAVFTERSGVVNIGLEGMMIVGSFWGALGAYYYGPYFGLITAMAAGMFMALIHAINTVTFRVDQVVSGVAINILAYGSTRFLSLAIFNMATTSPHVSGLPKINIPVLSGIEPLKPLVNDISPVIILTLLLVPISSFVIHRTVFGLRLRSVGENPLAADTLGINVFKMKYAGVLLSGIFAGLSGAYLALEHTGMYVEGMTQGQGFIALAAMIFGNWEPKGALWASLLFGFSEALSFRVVEGGVVPYQFIKMIPYVLTLLVLTGVVKKSTSPAASGVPYERGLK, from the coding sequence ATGTTAATAGGAGAACTCCTTGCATCGAGCTTGAGGATGGCAGTGCCCATACTGCTTACAGCTCTGGGGGCCGTTTTTACAGAAAGATCCGGTGTGGTAAATATAGGCCTGGAAGGCATGATGATAGTGGGTTCCTTTTGGGGGGCTCTTGGAGCGTATTATTACGGCCCGTATTTTGGTTTAATCACTGCGATGGCAGCGGGTATGTTCATGGCGCTTATCCATGCGATAAACACCGTTACTTTTCGGGTAGACCAGGTGGTTAGCGGTGTGGCCATAAACATCCTGGCTTACGGGAGTACTCGTTTTTTGAGCTTGGCAATATTTAATATGGCCACCACCAGCCCTCACGTATCGGGCCTTCCAAAGATAAACATACCGGTGCTTTCCGGAATAGAGCCCCTGAAACCTCTGGTTAATGATATATCCCCCGTTATTATACTAACTTTGCTTTTGGTGCCTATTTCGAGTTTCGTCATACACAGAACGGTCTTCGGTTTAAGGCTTCGCTCTGTGGGGGAAAATCCTTTAGCTGCTGATACCCTGGGCATCAATGTTTTCAAGATGAAATATGCAGGAGTGCTTTTGAGCGGCATTTTTGCTGGACTTTCCGGTGCGTACTTGGCCCTTGAGCACACGGGTATGTATGTGGAGGGGATGACCCAGGGGCAAGGGTTTATCGCACTGGCAGCTATGATTTTCGGCAACTGGGAACCGAAAGGGGCCCTTTGGGCTTCGCTGCTTTTCGGTTTTTCTGAGGCGTTGAGTTTCCGAGTGGTAGAAGGAGGAGTCGTGCCGTACCAGTTCATAAAAATGATTCCTTATGTATTGACGCTTCTTGTTCTGACCGGTGTCGTAAAAAAATCCACCAGTCCTGCGGCAAGCGGTGTCCCTTACGAGAGAGGATTGAAATAA
- a CDS encoding cytidine deaminase, with protein MEEKRLIKKAQKAMEKAYAPYSGFRVGACVLTSDGVEFTGCNIENASYGLTVCAERVAIFKAYSEGKRNIDALAVVADIDEPVSPCGACRQVMLELLPNALIILSNRDGSKIMRTRPEELLPYGFKL; from the coding sequence GTGGAGGAAAAGCGCTTGATAAAAAAGGCTCAAAAAGCTATGGAAAAGGCCTATGCTCCATACTCTGGATTCAGAGTAGGGGCGTGTGTTTTAACTTCGGACGGTGTGGAATTTACGGGGTGCAACATTGAAAATGCGTCTTATGGACTTACCGTATGTGCAGAGCGTGTGGCGATTTTCAAGGCCTATTCCGAGGGGAAGAGAAACATTGATGCTCTTGCCGTGGTTGCGGACATTGATGAGCCTGTTTCACCGTGCGGTGCATGCCGACAGGTAATGCTGGAGCTTTTGCCAAATGCACTGATTATACTTTCCAACAGGGATGGCTCCAAAATAATGCGCACGAGGCCTGAGGAACTACTGCCGTACGGTTTTAAACTCTGA
- a CDS encoding GntR family transcriptional regulator, producing MLCPTRYEIAVKKIKEMILKGELKEGEKLPSEIEFSRLLGVSRATLREAFRILEEEGLIKRYHGVGTFVSKIPFIKSGMEELVSITKLIERQGMKAGTTDVVIKKVRPSEKEASMMGIPEEEEIYRVERVRTADGVPVLFCIDRVPAKFVKGEFKLEKESLFDYLQDDLGIYISYAVSDILPVDAKVAGVHKKLNMKSRNAVVLLLEQLHYDENDNPIFYSSNFFSPEKFRFYIVRRRK from the coding sequence ATGCTTTGCCCCACGCGATATGAAATTGCAGTTAAGAAAATCAAAGAAATGATATTAAAAGGAGAGCTGAAGGAGGGAGAAAAACTTCCTTCCGAAATAGAATTTTCAAGGTTACTCGGCGTGAGCCGGGCAACATTGCGGGAAGCCTTCCGCATTCTTGAGGAGGAGGGGTTGATAAAAAGGTACCACGGCGTTGGAACATTTGTCTCTAAAATACCATTCATAAAAAGCGGCATGGAGGAACTAGTCAGCATAACAAAACTCATCGAAAGACAGGGCATGAAAGCCGGCACTACCGATGTGGTCATAAAAAAAGTGAGACCTTCGGAAAAAGAAGCTTCGATGATGGGTATCCCCGAAGAAGAGGAAATCTATAGAGTCGAAAGGGTAAGGACGGCCGATGGAGTTCCGGTGCTTTTTTGCATAGACAGGGTACCCGCTAAGTTCGTGAAAGGAGAATTCAAGCTGGAAAAGGAATCGCTTTTTGACTACCTTCAGGATGACCTCGGCATATATATATCTTATGCAGTTTCGGACATATTGCCTGTGGATGCAAAGGTGGCCGGTGTTCATAAAAAGCTGAACATGAAATCAAGGAATGCCGTAGTTTTGCTTTTAGAGCAACTTCACTACGATGAAAATGACAATCCCATTTTTTACTCATCCAATTTCTTTTCGCCTGAAAAGTTTAGGTTTTACATTGTACGCAGGAGAAAATAG